A region of the SAR202 cluster bacterium genome:
CGACTCGAAGGCTGGACACGGAGCGATGGGGCAGCAAGGAGCAGATTCTACAGAAGCTGGATGAAGCCATTGACATGGTCAAGGGCATACTGGCTAAAGAGACTGTTGGATCCGTGACGCAGAAGTACATCAAGATGGGCACGCCCAGCTTCTACAGCAGGATATCGGAGCGCTATGACAAGGGCCGTCCGGAGGGTGAAAAGACGCTACGGCCAGACTCTAAGGACCCGTCTGTCTGGCACCTGACGCTGGAGGGTAACATCCATCACAGCGAGGGCGAGATGGTGACGCATCTGTATAACGCGCAGCGCCTAAAGAAGGCCCAGGGCCTGGCGGTAAAAGTGAAGCTACCGGAGATTGGCTACTGGACTTTGCCTAACTGGGACCGCAGCGAACCGTAGAGGGTTTTGGCTTGCTAAGACACCCGCGCCTGCTATAATTGAACAGGCCGGGCGAAAGCCTGATTTCGTCGGCATGGGCGGTTAGCTCAGTGGTTAGAGCGCCTCGTTCACACCGAGGAGGTCACAGGTTCAAGTCCTGTATCGCCCACCATTTAACAAATTGCGGCAGGCGGCTCGCTGTTCGAGCGCTCCGATTACATCGGAGAGGTCATTCCGAT
Encoded here:
- a CDS encoding DinB family protein, translated to MSTTRANPKAPALPLFPLFDSYSGMVKTEIRDLNDAQLDWTSPNWRWSEWSIRDNVSHVASHLFRWYILRWGTQLFPQGIPYFNEVHYLAGLPTRRLDTERWGSKEQILQKLDEAIDMVKGILAKETVGSVTQKYIKMGTPSFYSRISERYDKGRPEGEKTLRPDSKDPSVWHLTLEGNIHHSEGEMVTHLYNAQRLKKAQGLAVKVKLPEIGYWTLPNWDRSEP